The DNA segment CATCTTCGATGTCGACCATTTTACGCTCAGACAAGCTAGACAATATCTCAGATCATTATCCGGTTATTGCGAAGTTCAGTTTGCCGTTGCGCTAAAAAATTCAATATAATATAATGGGTCAGACACTCTTCACAATGTTCATAAGTAAGACAGTCCTCTTGCAACCCATCTTAGAAAAAAAGCCGATCATCGCATGCGTTAACAGCGACAATCGGCCGGCATAAAGTCATTTGAAACCGCTTCTAGAACTGATCCCGCACTTCGCGGTTGATCCGCACGCTGCACCAGTCGCGTCCGCACATCGTGCAGTAATCCGCAGAATCCCCCGAGTCGGCGATCTGGCTGCGTGCACACGCTTCCTCGTGCATTCGCTGCGCGGTCTTCGGATCGAGCGATTCTGCGATATGCTTGTCCCACTCCAGATTCGCCCGCGCTTCGCTAAGTCTCCTGTCCCGTGCCGCCGCCTGGCCAAACCCCCGCGCCACATCCGCAGCATGCGCCGCGATCTTTGACGCGATCACACCCTGCCGTACATCGTCAACGTCCGGCAGACCCAGGTGCTCCCTCGGCGTCACATAACAAAGGAACGAGGCCCCGTAAAACGCAGCCGCCGTCCCGCCAATCGCCGAAGTGATATGATCGTAACCCGGCGCACTGTCCGTCACGAGCGGTCCGAGCACATAGAACGGCGCATCATTGCAGATATCCTGCTGCAGCTCCATGTTCCGCTTGATCTGATCGTAAGGCACGTGCCCCGGCCCTTCGACCATCACCTGACAGCCCTTCTCCTGCGCCCGCGAGGCCAGCTCGCCCAGCGTCCGCAGCTCCGCGATCTGTGCCTCGTCCGTCGCATCCGCACCGCATCCGGGCCGCAGCCCGTCACCCAGCGAGAACGCAACGTCATACTCACGCATGATATCACAAAGATCGTCAAACAGCTCGTACATCGGGTTCTGCCGATCGTGATGCACCATCCATTTCGCCATCAGCGCACCGCCCCGGCTGACGATCCCGCACACACGTTTTTTCGTCAACGGCAGATGCTCACGCAGCAGCCCCGCGTGTATCGTGAAAAAGTCCACGCCCTGCTTGGCCTGCTTCTCGGCAACTTCCAGTATAGTCTTGTGATCGATATCCTCAACGCCCCGCCCGACGATAACCTCGTACACCGGTACCGTCCCGAACATCACCGGGCATTCCGCGATCAGCCGTTCGCGTATCGCGTCCAGATCCTCACCCGTGCTAAGATCCATCATCGCATCCGCACCGAGCGAGATCGCCATCTTCATCTTCTCGATCTCACCATCCAGCGACGAACTGACATCGCTCGCGCCGATATTCGCGTTAATCTTCACAGAGACCGCACGGCCGATCGCCGCCGGCTCTAGATTGTCCGCAACGTGCACCTTGTTCGCCGGTATCACCAGCCGACCCGCCGCCAGCTCATCGCGTATCAGCTCCGCGCTCACGCCCTCGCGATCAGCGGTCCGCTTCATAACATCGCTAATCTTTCCCGCCCTTGCAATCTCTAACTGAGTCGCCATAACTCGCCACCTTTACAAAACTGCGTCCGACCAGCCGACCGCCGCAAACGCGACAAACAACAAGCCCGAACTAAATCCATAAAAAAAGCCGTCTCTCAAACGAGAAACGGCCGAATGTCAAAATCTCAACTGCCGCCGCTTCCCTACGCAGGTACGCCAAAAGGCTATCCTGATCAGGTTCATAGGGACTGTCTCAGACCGGCAAAAAACCAGCCACCCCTAGCGAACACAAACATTATACCCAACCCCCACCCCAACAGTCAATCCAATAAAATTTTTCCCCGAAACAGACCGCTCATTACATCAACAACCGACAATACCCGCGTTGTCATCCCGGGCTTGACCCGGGATCCAGAGAACACGACGGGTACGCATGCACGACCAGAACAGCATTACGCCAACGAGTCCAGTCAAAAGGTCATGGCGCAAAAAACACCAACCCTAAACCTTGATCACCTGCAGCTTCTCCTTCGCGAACGAAAAGCCCTTGTCCTTCGTCAGCACCTTATGTCCCTTATCGGTGATCAGCACATCGTCCTCGATACGCACGCCCATCTTGCCCGCAATATAACAGCCAGGCTCGATCGTCACGATATCGCCCGCCTTCAGCACGCCCTTCGCACGCGGACTGAAACTCGGCGCCTCGTGCACTTCAAGCCCAAGCCCGTGCCCCGTGCCGTGCTTGAACACAGGCACATCGTGCTTGCGCAAAACCTGTCGACACGCCGCATCCACCTCGCGCAGGCTCGCGCCCGGCTTGCACGCCTCGATCCCCGCCAGGTTCGCCTCCAGCACGGCATAATATATCTTCTCGTGCTGCTTGTTCACCTTCCCAACCGCCAGCGAACGCGTCGTATCACTAGTATAACTATTATACCTCGCGCCCCAGTCGATCAATATCGTATCGTTCTTGCGCAGCTTCCGCGAGCCCGGCTGATGGTGGTTCCGCGAACAGTTCGGCCCAAACGCCATGATCGTCTCGAACCCCGCCTGCGATCCCATCTTACGCATCGTAAAATCGAGCAGCCCGCCAAGCTCCTTCTCCGTGATCCCCACGCGAACCTGACCGAGCGTCTCTTCCAGCGCCTTGAACGCGATCTTGCCCGCCCGCTGCACGTTCTTCGCCTCGTCGTCGTTCTTCGTCCGACGTACCGCCTCGGGCAGTCCGCTGGCCGGCTTGACCTTCGCCTTGGTCGCCTTGCGTATTTCCTTCTTCAGCAGATCGAACGCCGCATAACTGCACCGCGTCTCCAGCCCGACCGTCTCGATATTCTTGAACCGCGCAAGCACCTCGCCAACACCCTTTGCAAGCCCCTTCGCATGCTCGTAATACTTACACGCAAAACACTCACCCATCGCCTGCTCGGTGTATCGGCTGTCCGTAACCATCGTCATCCCGCTCCGCGCGATCACCAGCGCACTCTCGTGTCCCGTAAAGCCAGTCATATATGTAAGATTCTCATTGCACAGCAGCACCAGCGCATCGAAACCCTTTTCCTTCATCTGCTTGCGAACCGCCTTCAATCTCGCCTTAGCGACCTGCTCATTCATCCCGATTTCTCCATTCGAAAATTGATCGATTGTTAAACCCACAACAGGCCCACAAGCCTAACACACCAACCCAACCGCGTAAAGCTATTTCCCGCATTAACAGCATTACACAATGAGATATACTTTCTCGCAGCAATGCCAGAACGATGTCATTGCGAGGAGCGAAGCGACGCGGCAATCTCAAAGCCAGCGATTTTCAACAGCTCGTCCATCACAGAAGTAACGTACCGCCAGCCTACTCCACCAGCTTGATCAAAACCACACCGTTCGAATCATCGCCGGTATCACCCATCACGTTCGCACGCACGAAATAATTCGCACCCGTCTCAAAATCATCGATCTTCAGCCGGTACGTGTTCGCCTTCCGCTGTCCGCCCGTGAACCCGTGATGCACATCCCGCGCGACGACCTTGTCGTTAACGATCACCTCGACCTTCTCGATATCCAGCCGCTGTTGCCCGCTCGTATACATGAACGTCACCTCATACACCCCCGCCTTGTTGATCAGCCCGGTCGCGTCGAACTTCACCGGCGAATACGTTCCCGCCGACACCTTGCCCGACTCCCACTCGCCAAGCTTCTCACCGAACTCGGCGAACTGCTTGCTTACGTCCGGAGGAAACTGAAACGCCAGGCTGTAGTGCCGACGATCCACAACCGTTATCGCCGCGAACTTCTGCGGATCATCCACCTTCACCGGGCCACCGTAAACATCCGAATAAGGCGTAGGATACCGCCCGTCCGTCGTATACCGAACCTCCGCGCCGGCCACCGGACTGCTCGCCGTGATCATATAACCGTCCGCCGTCCGCTTTTTCTCAACCTCGGGCACCGGCACACGATAATGCCATCCCGCCCCGTCATACCTGCCGTACTGAACGCTCTGCCTCGCCGCAAAATCCTCCCAGCCGCGAAGCTTCTCCGGCGTCCACACAACCTCCGCCAGCGCCGCCATCCTCGGCAGCGTCAGATAATCCACATACCGCCAGCTCCGCTTCTCCGCCAGCACCTTCATGTCCTGCAAAAAGGGCTTGTGCAAAAACTGATCCGTCCACAAACATCCGTGCCCGCCCAGTATGTATTTTTTCTCAGCCTCGCTCAGCACCTTCGGCGCGGGCTCCCACTGGTACGCCTTCTTCAGCGAGATCGGCGGCAGCCACGTCGCAGCCGGCGGCTCACCGGGCAGACCGCTCTCGGGCGTATCGAAATATGCGTGCCCCGTCAGCGCCATCACAACATTGTTCCCACTCTTCGCGGCCTGTACAGCCGTCGCGGGCCTGTGCCACGTCATCACCGTCGCGTTCGGCGCGAGCCCGCAGTCCAGTATCTCGTCCCAGCCGATCAGCCGACGATCCTTCGTCATCAGAAACTTCTCCACCCGCCTCGTCATATAACCCTGAAGCTGTTTGTAATTCTCCAGCCCTTCCTCTTCCATCCGCTTCCTGCAATGCTCGCACTGCTTCCAACGATCGTACCTCGCCTCGTCCCCGCCGATATGCACGAACCGCCCCGGGAACATCTCAACAACCTCGCTGAGAACATCCTCGACAAACTCATACGTGCTCTCGCGACCGGCACACATGATCTCCCGCGATATCCAGTGCTTCGTCGGCATCTCGAACTGCTCGCCCGTACACCCAAGCCACGGATACGCACACAGCGCAGACATCGCATGCGCGGGCATCTCTATCTCCGGCACGATCTCGATATGCAGCCTGTTCGCATACTCGACGATCTCACGAATATCCTCCTTCGTATAGTACCCACCAGACCGATCCGCCCCCTTGCCGCGAAACGCCCCAACCTCCGTCAGCTTCGGATACTTCTCGATCTCGACCCGCCAACCCGCATCATCTACCACATGAAGCTGCAGCACGTTCAGCTTGTGCATCGCCATCATGTCCATGTACCGCTTCACGTAATCCTTGTCCATGAAGTACCGCGATACATCCAGCATCATCCCGCGCCACGGATAGCTCGGCTCATCCTCGATCCGCACACACGGCACCTGCCACTTAACGCCCTCTCCGCCACCGCCGTAAACCTCCGCCGGCAGCAACTGCCTCAACGTCTGTATCCCATAAAACACGCCCGCCGCCGACGCGCCTTCTATCACGATCTCGTCCTCGTCAACGATCAGCGTATAGCCTTCCTCATTCTCGCCCGCTTCTTCCGCGACCTTCAACTCGATCACACTTGCCGCACCGCCAGCCGAACCCGCAATAGAAACGTCCAGCCCAGCCGCCGACAGATAATCCGCCAGCAGTTCCGCCTCGCCCCGCAAATCCGCCCCAGCAACGATCACCGTATCATCCGAAATATCGAACACCCCCGCCTTGCTGGCAACCTCCACAGGCTTTGGAATGACATTCATCTCATCCGCCCCGACAAAACCCGCAAATAAAACCAAAACCAGAACCGCCAACACACACAAACGCTTCATAAATCAACTCCGCAAATAAACCGAACAGTTTCACACTCACTAGAAGCTGTTTCATAACTGCTTTTGGCTTGCCGGCGAGCAATTTTTTCGTCTCGGCAAGGCGGGCGAAATTGGTAATAGCCGTAACTATGGCCGATTTTGCACAACGCAGCCGAGCGGAAAAAGGGCCGCCGAAAGACAAATCTGAGTTTTGAAACCGCTTCTAAACAGCCGCACCACCACCCCAAAGCGCAGCACACATAGCAAGCATTATACCCAAATCCGCCCCCAAAACAAAAACGAAATAAGAACTTCAAACCCTGAAATGAATAACCAGCTATTCAAAGACCCCTTCTCGCCCCACTGTTCCGTAATGAACCAGAAATGCCCCCACCTCACAGCCGATACGCCGCCGCCACTACCGCCATCACGACCGAAATCAGCATCACCATCGTCAGCACGCTCGCCGCCGCGCCGCACACCCGCCTGCAGAAAGCGCCCCGCGCAGCGCTGCCCGCCATAGAGAACATCCACTCACCCGCCATCGCACAAAGAAAAAGCAATATCCACGGCATAAACGCCATCGCCGTCGCCCCCAGTCATTCATAACAGCAGCTCGCAACCGCCTCCATCATCATTTTCTCGGCCCCTCCCGCTCCGCACCACGTTCAAAACCGCACAAAAACAAAAATTCACAAAATTTCCCTCAACCCGATTTGCACTCCCGCGCCCCAATTCGTATATTTTCCGTGCCAGCAGTTAAATGGCAAAGCCGGACTCACAAACAAAGACTAACTTTTCCACTCCTATAGTTCGGCATGGATGCCGCAGCAGAAGCTGTCTAAACTGTTTTAAATGGCTTCTAAAAATCTGTTTACGTGCTCAGGTGCTCCCAACGCACCGCCCGGCGAGGTATGCTTCCGGAGGGAAGAAAACGCCATACCGACCCGGTAGCAGGGCTCGGCCTCATACGAGACTGAGCCCTGTTTTTATTCCTTGTTGACCGGCCCGATTCCGCTTAGAATAAGCCCGAACAATGTTTCGCTCCAAATGAACGTCTAATGAATACGATCCGATAGAATAAAGCATGATTTTCCCCATACAAACAACCGCACAACCAAGACATAAGCCATACACAAATTACGCCCTTATCGTCATGAACGTGCTCATCTTCCTCGTCACCTACATCGGCGAGCACCGAGCTCCCACAGGTGAACCAGAGGTCCTCCGCGCCTGGGCCAACGAATTCATGCTCACACCCATCCGCCCACAGCTCTGGCAGTTCATCTCGTACGCCTTCCTGCACGGGTCCTTTATGCACATCTTCGGCAACATGTACTTCCTCTACATGTTCGGCAACAGCGTAAACGACCGCCTGGGCAACGTCGGCTATCTCTGCTTCTACCTCGCGGGAAGCATAATCGCAGGCCTGGGCCATTTCGCCTTTTCGAATTCCCCCGTCCTCGGCGCAAGCGGCGCCGTCGCAGCCGTAACCGGCGCATACCTCGTCCTGTTCCCAAAATCCGTCATCACAGTCATATACTGGTTCTTCATTATCGGCACCATCGAGGTCCCCGCCTTCTGGTTCATCGGCCTCAAGCTCATCGTCATCGACAATCTCATCGTCCAGACCGCCGCAAACGTCGCATACGACGCCCATCTCACCGGCTACGCGTTCGGCATCATATCCATATACCTCCTCCTCGTCCTGCACCTCCAGGAACACGAACCCCAGGACCTCGCGATCGTCCTCAAACAGTGGTACCGCCGCCGAAAATACAAATCCGCCGTCTCGCAAGGCTTCGACCCCTTCTCCGGCAGCACCGAAACCACCAAGAAGGTCCGCGCCAAAACCCGCGACACCAAAAAGGCCCACCAGCAGAAGATCAACGACCAGCAGATAAAGCACCTCCGCGGCGAGATCGGCAAAAACGTCACCGAACGAAACCTCCCCGAAGCAGCCCGCATATACGCCGAGCTACTCGAGCTCGACCCCGGCCACGTCATGCCCCGCCAGTACCAGCTCGACATCGCAAATCAGCTCATGTCCGAGTGCAAATGGCAGCTCTCCGCCCAGGCATACGAAGGCTTCATGAAGCACTACGAAAACGCCGAATACGCCGAACAGGTCGAACTCATGCTCGGCATCCTCTACTCACGCTACCTCGACAAGCCCGCACTCGCCGCCAAATACTTCAAACAGGCCCGCGAAAAACTCCACGACCCCGGCCAGATCCGCCTCTGCGAAGCGGAACTCGCCAAACTCCGCGAAAAAGGCCACTGACCCGGCCCTACACGTCCCATAAAACCTCACATAACGCCGCAAAGATAAATAAAACCCCCTAGCTCCACAAAATCACAAAACATTTGACAACCCTCCCCGCCGGTGGTACCCTGATTGGTTGTATTTCACGAAATACGAAATCAGACAGCCAATAGCGCTAAACAATTACGCACAAGTAATTTATGGGAGACGCCGATCATGATCGCTGGAAAAAAACTCGCCGTCACGGTCCTTGTCACGATCATAGCAGCAACCGCAATCGCTGAAATCGAAACCCGGCCGATGTTCGACCAGCCGCCCGCCCCCAAGGCGCAGCAGCCCGAAAAGTTCCCCTACATCGGCAAGGTCACAGGCCAGAACGTCTACGTCCGCTCAGGCCCAGGCACCGCATACTACTTCAGCGACAAGGTCAGCGAACCGACCACCGTCACCGTCGTCTCAAGCGTACACGACATCTGGCTCAAGATCCTGCCCACGGAAGACGCCTTCTCCTGGATCTCCGCAGACTACGTCCGCAAGAGCCCGACCGACTCCGACACCGGCATCGTCACCGCGGACAGCGTCCGCGTCTACGCGGGCTCGGGCTTCATCAAGCCCCAGCACTCGTCCTCCTTCCAGACCAAGCTCAACGAAGGCGAAAAAGTAAACATCCTCGGCCCAGTAACCGACGGCTACTACAAGATCGAACCGCCAGAGGGCGCGTTCTATTACATAGCAAAACGCTACGTCGACTTCGTCCGTTCCCTCGCACCCGAAACCGAAGAACCCGCAGACGAAGAAGCTGAACCAGCGGACGAACAGCCCAC comes from the Anaerohalosphaera lusitana genome and includes:
- the thiC gene encoding phosphomethylpyrimidine synthase ThiC, which produces MATQLEIARAGKISDVMKRTADREGVSAELIRDELAAGRLVIPANKVHVADNLEPAAIGRAVSVKINANIGASDVSSSLDGEIEKMKMAISLGADAMMDLSTGEDLDAIRERLIAECPVMFGTVPVYEVIVGRGVEDIDHKTILEVAEKQAKQGVDFFTIHAGLLREHLPLTKKRVCGIVSRGGALMAKWMVHHDRQNPMYELFDDLCDIMREYDVAFSLGDGLRPGCGADATDEAQIAELRTLGELASRAQEKGCQVMVEGPGHVPYDQIKRNMELQQDICNDAPFYVLGPLVTDSAPGYDHITSAIGGTAAAFYGASFLCYVTPREHLGLPDVDDVRQGVIASKIAAHAADVARGFGQAAARDRRLSEARANLEWDKHIAESLDPKTAQRMHEEACARSQIADSGDSADYCTMCGRDWCSVRINREVRDQF
- a CDS encoding M24 family metallopeptidase — protein: MNEQVAKARLKAVRKQMKEKGFDALVLLCNENLTYMTGFTGHESALVIARSGMTMVTDSRYTEQAMGECFACKYYEHAKGLAKGVGEVLARFKNIETVGLETRCSYAAFDLLKKEIRKATKAKVKPASGLPEAVRRTKNDDEAKNVQRAGKIAFKALEETLGQVRVGITEKELGGLLDFTMRKMGSQAGFETIMAFGPNCSRNHHQPGSRKLRKNDTILIDWGARYNSYTSDTTRSLAVGKVNKQHEKIYYAVLEANLAGIEACKPGASLREVDAACRQVLRKHDVPVFKHGTGHGLGLEVHEAPSFSPRAKGVLKAGDIVTIEPGCYIAGKMGVRIEDDVLITDKGHKVLTKDKGFSFAKEKLQVIKV
- a CDS encoding beta-N-acetylhexosaminidase — encoded protein: MKRLCVLAVLVLVLFAGFVGADEMNVIPKPVEVASKAGVFDISDDTVIVAGADLRGEAELLADYLSAAGLDVSIAGSAGGAASVIELKVAEEAGENEEGYTLIVDEDEIVIEGASAAGVFYGIQTLRQLLPAEVYGGGGEGVKWQVPCVRIEDEPSYPWRGMMLDVSRYFMDKDYVKRYMDMMAMHKLNVLQLHVVDDAGWRVEIEKYPKLTEVGAFRGKGADRSGGYYTKEDIREIVEYANRLHIEIVPEIEMPAHAMSALCAYPWLGCTGEQFEMPTKHWISREIMCAGRESTYEFVEDVLSEVVEMFPGRFVHIGGDEARYDRWKQCEHCRKRMEEEGLENYKQLQGYMTRRVEKFLMTKDRRLIGWDEILDCGLAPNATVMTWHRPATAVQAAKSGNNVVMALTGHAYFDTPESGLPGEPPAATWLPPISLKKAYQWEPAPKVLSEAEKKYILGGHGCLWTDQFLHKPFLQDMKVLAEKRSWRYVDYLTLPRMAALAEVVWTPEKLRGWEDFAARQSVQYGRYDGAGWHYRVPVPEVEKKRTADGYMITASSPVAGAEVRYTTDGRYPTPYSDVYGGPVKVDDPQKFAAITVVDRRHYSLAFQFPPDVSKQFAEFGEKLGEWESGKVSAGTYSPVKFDATGLINKAGVYEVTFMYTSGQQRLDIEKVEVIVNDKVVARDVHHGFTGGQRKANTYRLKIDDFETGANYFVRANVMGDTGDDSNGVVLIKLVE
- a CDS encoding rhomboid family protein → MIFPIQTTAQPRHKPYTNYALIVMNVLIFLVTYIGEHRAPTGEPEVLRAWANEFMLTPIRPQLWQFISYAFLHGSFMHIFGNMYFLYMFGNSVNDRLGNVGYLCFYLAGSIIAGLGHFAFSNSPVLGASGAVAAVTGAYLVLFPKSVITVIYWFFIIGTIEVPAFWFIGLKLIVIDNLIVQTAANVAYDAHLTGYAFGIISIYLLLVLHLQEHEPQDLAIVLKQWYRRRKYKSAVSQGFDPFSGSTETTKKVRAKTRDTKKAHQQKINDQQIKHLRGEIGKNVTERNLPEAARIYAELLELDPGHVMPRQYQLDIANQLMSECKWQLSAQAYEGFMKHYENAEYAEQVELMLGILYSRYLDKPALAAKYFKQAREKLHDPGQIRLCEAELAKLREKGH